In one Balaenoptera acutorostrata chromosome 5, mBalAcu1.1, whole genome shotgun sequence genomic region, the following are encoded:
- the LOC103007437 gene encoding 39S ribosomal protein L42, mitochondrial-like codes for MALAAVKWAIPSRTILKYLFPIQNGALYCVCHKTTYSSLPDDYNCKVELALTSDGRTVVCYHPSVDIPYEHTKPIPRPDPVQNNEETHDLVQKTRLEEKGEHLEQGPMIEQLSKMFFTTKHRWYPRGQYHRRRRKLNPPKDR; via the coding sequence ATGGCATTGGCAGCAGTAAAATGGGCGATACCAAGCAGAACtatcttgaaatatttatttccaattcAAAATGGAGCCTTATATTGTGTTTGTCATAAAACTACGTATTCTTCTCTTCCAGATGACTATAATTGCAAAGTAGAGCTTGCTTTGACATCTGATGGCAGGACAGTAGTATGCTATCACCCTTCTGTGGACATTCCATATGAACACACAAAACCTATCCCTCGGCCAGATCCTGTGCAGAATAATGAAGAAACACATGATCTAGTGCAGAAAACCAGATTAGAAGAAAAAGGTGAACACTTAGAGCAAGGACCCATGATAGAACAACTTAGTAAAATGTTCTTTACTACTAAGCACCGTTGGTATCCTCGTGGACAGTATCATAGACGTCGTAGGAAACTGAATCCTCCAAAAGACAGATGA